Proteins co-encoded in one Apodemus sylvaticus chromosome 6, mApoSyl1.1, whole genome shotgun sequence genomic window:
- the Kif3c gene encoding kinesin-like protein KIF3C, which translates to MASKTKASEALKVVVRCRPLSRKEEAAGHEQILTMDVKLGQVTLRNPRAAAGELPKTFTFDAVYDASSKQADLYDETVRPLIDSVLQGFNGTVFAYGQTGTGKTYTMQGTWVEPELRGVIPNAFEHIFTHISRSQNQQYLVRASYLEIYQEEIRDLLSKEPGKRLELKENPETGVYIKDLSSFVTKNVKEIEHVMNLGNQARAVGSTHMNEVSSRSHAIFVITVECSERGSDGQDHIRVGKLNLVDLAGSERQNKAGPSTAGGSATQPAAGAGSGGGNTSGSGNSGERPKEASKINLSLSALGNVIAALAGNRSTHIPYRDSKLTRLLQDSLGGNAKTIMVATLGPASHSYDESLSTLRFANRAKNIKNKPRVNEDPKDTLLREFQEEIARLKAQLEKKGMLGKRRKSSRRKKAVSAPAGYPEGSVIEAWVAEEEDDNNNNHRPPQPILEAALEKNMENYLQEQKERLEEEKAAIQDDRSLVSEEKQKLLEEKEKMLEDLRREQQATELLAAKYKAMESKLLIGGRNIMDHTNEQQKMLELKRQEIAEQKRREREMQQEMLLRDEETMELRGTYSSLQQEVEVKTKKLKKLYAKLQAVKAEIQDQHEEYIRVRQDLEEAQNEQTRELKLKYLIIENFIPPEEKNKIMNRLFLDCEEEQWKFQPLVPAGVNNSQMKKRPTSAVGYKRPISQYARVAMAMGSHPRYRAENIMFLELDVSPPAIFEMEFSHDQEQDPRVLHMERLMRLDSFLERPSTSKVRKSRSWCQSPQRPPPPSTAHASMASAPLHPATVVDHD; encoded by the exons ATGGCCAGTAAGACCAAGGCCAGCGAGGCCCTGAAGGTGGTGGTCCGGTGCCGCCCCCTCAGTAGGAAGGAGGAGGCTGCTGGTCATGAGCAGATTCTGACCATGGACGTGAAACTGGGCCAGGTGACTCTGCGAAACCCCCGCGCGGCAGCCGGGGAGCTGCCCAAGACCTTCACTTTCGATGCTGTGTATGATGCTAGCTCCAAGCAGGCCGACCTGTATGACGAAACGGTGAGGCCCCTGATAGACTCAGTGCTTCAGGGGTTCAATGGCACCGTATTTGCCTATGGCCAGACTGGCACTGGCAAGACCTATACCATGCAGGGGACCTGGGTGGAGCCAGAGCTCCGCGGGGTTATCCCCAATGCCTTTGAGCACATTTTCACCCACATCTCCCGCTCCCAGAACCAGCAGTACCTGGTTCGTGCCTCCTACCTGGAGATCTACCAGGAGGAGATCCGAGACCTGCTCTCCAAGGAACCAGGCAAGAGGCTAGAGCTGAAGGAGAATCCTGAAACAGGCGTCTACatcaaggacctctcttcctTTGTCACCAAGAATGTCAAGGAGATTGAGCATGTGATGAACCTGGGGAACCAAGCCCGGGCAGTGGGCAGCACCCACATGAATGAGGTCAGCTCCCGGTCCCATGCCATCTTCGTTATCACAGTGGAGTGCAGTGAGCGGGGCTCCGATGGCCAGGACCATATCCGCGTAGGTAAGCTCAACCTGGTAGACCTGGCCGGCAGTGAGAGGCAGAACAAGGCAGGTCCCAGCACAGCTGGAGGGTCAGCCACACAGCCAGCAGCTGGTGCTGGTAGTGGAGGTGGCAACACTAGTGGCTCTGGCAATAGCGGAGAGAGGCCTAAGGAAGCTTCTAAAATCAATCTCTCACTGTCCGCCCTGGGCAATGTGATTGCTGCTCTGGCTGGCAACAGGAGCACCCACATCCCCTACCGGGACTCCAAGCTGACTCGACTGCTCCAAGACTCACTGGGGGGCAATGCCAAGACCATCATGGTGGCCACCCTGGGTCCAGCTTCTCACAGCTACGACGAGAGCCTCTCTACCCTGCGCTTTGCGAACCGAGCCAAGAACATCAAGAACAAACCGCGGGTGAACGAGGACCCCAAGGACACGCTGCTGAGGGAATTCCAGGAAGAGATCGCCCGCTTGAAGGCCCAGCTGGAGAAGAAAGGGATGCTGGGTAAGCGGAGAAAGAGCAGTCGCAGAAAGAAGGCCGTGTCCGCCCCAGCCGGCTATCCGGAGGGGTCGGTGATTGAGGCCTGGGTAGCTGAAGAAGaagatgacaacaacaacaaccaccgcCCGCCCCAGCCCATCCTGGAGGCAGCTTTGGAGAAGAACATGGAGAATTACCTGCAGGAACAGAAGGAGCggctggaggaggagaaggccgCCATCCAGGATGACCGCAGCCTCGTGAGTGAGGAGAAGCAGAAGCTtctagaagagaaggagaagatgcTGGAGGATCTGCGGCGGGAGCAGCAGGCCACAGAGCTGCTGGCAGCCAAATACAAG GCCATGGAAAGCAAGCTACTCATTGGAGGGCGGAACATCATGGATCACACCAACGAGCAACAGAAGATGTTGGAACTGAAGCGACAGGAGATTGCGGAACAG AAACGCCGCGAGCGGGAAATGCAGCAGGAGATGCTGCTCCGAGATGAGGAGACCATGGAGTTACGAGGTACCTACTCGTCCCTGCAGCAGGAGGTGGAAGTTAAAaccaagaagctcaagaag CTCTACGCCAAGCTGCAGGCGGTGAAGGCTGAGATCCAGGACCAACACGAGGAGTACATCCGAGTGCGGCAGGACCTGGAGGAGGCGCAGAATGAGCAGACCCGGGAACTCAAGCTCAA GTACCTCATCATTGAGAACTTCATCCCCCCTGAGGAGAAGAACAAGATCATGAACCGGCTTTTCCTGGACTGCGAGGAGGAGCAGTGGAAGTTCCAGCCACTGGTGCCAGCTGGAGT GAATAACAGCCAAATGAAGAAGCGTCCAACTTCTGCAGTGGGCTACAAGAGACCTATCAGCCAGTATGCTCGGGTTGCCATGGCAATGGGGTCCCATCCCAGATACAGG GCTGAAAATATCATGTTTTTGGAATTGGATGTATCCCCACCGGCTATCTTTGAGATGGAATTTTCTCATGATCAAGAACAAGACCCACGGGTACTACACATGGAGAGGCTCATGAGACTGGACAGCTTTCTGGAAAGACCTTCCACGTCTAAAGTGCGAAAGTCAAGATCCTG GTGCCAGAGTCCTCAGCGGCCTCCTCCACCCTCCACAGCtcatgcctccatggcctctgctcctctgcaccCTGCAACAGTGGTAGACCATGACTGA